TCGCCGGAGCCGAAGCTCCGGTGCGTCACCACCGCGGGCCGCGCTGGACCTCGATCAGCCGCGGGCGCACGTCCACGACGTAGACGGTGACCGCGACCAGGCCGGCGAGCCAGAACATGGCACCCGGGGAGAAGGGGTGGAACAGCAGCAGCGCGAACGCACCGCCGCCGGTGATGCCGAGCCAGGCGGGCTTGGTCATGCGCTCGGCCGCCGTGAACGCGTCGGCGCGCTGCGAGAGCGCGTGCCCGAACGCGAACACACCCATGACCAGCGCGGCGTAGTACGCCACGAGCATGACCCAAGCGTCCAGGTAC
This portion of the Saccharothrix syringae genome encodes:
- a CDS encoding DUF2516 family protein — encoded protein: MYLDAWVMLVAYYAALVMGVFAFGHALSQRADAFTAAERMTKPAWLGITGGGAFALLLFHPFSPGAMFWLAGLVAVTVYVVDVRPRLIEVQRGPRW